One region of Chryseobacterium sp. C-71 genomic DNA includes:
- a CDS encoding NAD(P)-dependent oxidoreductase has product MKVLFTGANGFLGRNVIPLLRKKMFDVKTFGTHNADYIYDIAKEIPLFQENFDIVFHAAGKAHSVPQNKEDEKKFFDINLEGTKNLCKSLEIQTPDIFIFISTVAVYGKNFGENINEDFPLDGNTPYAKSKILAEKFLLEWCEKNDVKLFILRPSLIAGPKPPGNLGDMINAIKSGKYFNIAGGKARKSIFWVEDFAEITYKVINNNGGVYNVCDNNNPSFKEISDKISEILNRKSSVSIPYFIAKTIALVGDLLGNKAPINSLRLKKITDSLTFSNKKIKKELGLNPSNVMEKFRI; this is encoded by the coding sequence ATGAAAGTATTATTTACTGGAGCTAATGGTTTTTTAGGTAGAAATGTAATTCCTCTACTTAGAAAAAAAATGTTTGATGTAAAGACATTTGGTACTCATAATGCTGATTATATTTATGATATCGCTAAAGAAATTCCTTTGTTTCAGGAAAATTTTGATATTGTTTTTCATGCTGCAGGTAAGGCACATTCAGTTCCTCAAAATAAGGAAGATGAAAAAAAATTCTTCGACATTAATTTGGAAGGAACAAAAAATCTGTGCAAATCTTTAGAAATACAAACGCCTGATATTTTTATTTTCATTAGTACCGTAGCTGTCTATGGTAAAAATTTTGGAGAAAATATTAATGAAGATTTTCCTTTGGATGGAAATACTCCTTATGCAAAAAGCAAAATTTTAGCTGAGAAATTTCTTTTAGAATGGTGTGAAAAGAATGATGTGAAATTATTTATTCTAAGACCATCTTTAATTGCTGGTCCTAAACCTCCAGGAAATTTAGGAGATATGATTAATGCTATTAAAAGTGGGAAGTATTTTAATATTGCAGGAGGTAAAGCTCGAAAAAGTATATTTTGGGTTGAAGATTTTGCTGAAATTACATATAAAGTTATCAACAATAATGGAGGAGTTTATAATGTATGTGATAATAATAATCCTAGTTTTAAAGAGATTTCAGACAAGATTTCTGAGATTTTAAATAGAAAATCATCAGTAAGTATACCATATTTTATTGCAAAAACTATCGCATTAGTTGGTGATCTGTTAGGAAATAAGGCTCCTATTAATTCATTAAGATTAAAAAAAATTACGGATTCACTTACTTTTTCTAATAAAAAAATCAAAAAAGAATTAGGATTGAATCCTTCAAACGTAATGGAAAAATTTAGAATATAG
- a CDS encoding glycosyltransferase family 2 protein, translating into MKISVITVCYNSAATIEDTIKSVMEQTYDDIEYIIVDGNSKDATLHIINQYENSITKWISEPDNGLYDAMNKGIKLATGDIIGILNSDDLFCDCDAISKVMTIFNNDKKLDSVYADIYYVDQNNTNNIVRKWKSGLRKKFSTGWHPAHPTFYVKKNIYDEYGYFDLSFKLASDFEIMLRFLDRYNISTYYLAEPLIKMRLGGETNKSFKNIINQNLECIKAFKNNEVKVSTFLYPFKRLLPKFKQYL; encoded by the coding sequence ATGAAAATATCAGTTATCACTGTTTGCTACAACAGTGCGGCTACAATAGAAGACACTATAAAGTCAGTGATGGAGCAAACTTATGATGACATAGAATATATAATTGTAGACGGTAACTCAAAAGATGCAACTCTTCATATTATAAATCAATATGAAAATAGCATTACAAAGTGGATATCAGAACCTGATAATGGTTTGTATGATGCAATGAATAAAGGAATTAAGTTAGCGACAGGAGATATAATAGGCATTCTTAATTCTGATGATTTATTCTGTGATTGTGATGCCATATCAAAAGTTATGACAATTTTTAATAATGATAAAAAATTAGATTCTGTATATGCTGATATATACTATGTAGACCAAAATAATACAAATAACATTGTTAGAAAGTGGAAGTCAGGTTTGCGAAAAAAATTCTCAACCGGCTGGCATCCAGCACATCCTACTTTTTATGTTAAAAAGAATATATATGATGAATACGGGTATTTTGATCTTTCCTTTAAACTTGCTTCAGATTTTGAGATTATGCTTCGTTTTTTAGATCGTTACAATATCTCTACTTATTATTTAGCAGAACCACTTATCAAAATGAGGTTGGGCGGAGAAACCAATAAAAGTTTCAAAAATATCATTAATCAAAATTTAGAATGTATTAAAGCATTTAAGAATAACGAGGTTAAGGTTAGTACTTTCTTATATCCTTTCAAAAGATTATTACCTAAATTCAAGCAATATCTATAA
- the rfbC gene encoding dTDP-4-dehydrorhamnose 3,5-epimerase has product MKIKETPLKDCYIIEPTIFEDERGYFFEKYNEKKFEELTGMNGHFVQDNISKSSYGVLRGLHLQKGEHAQAKLVSCLEGKVFDVAVDLRRDSPTFGQWFGVELTPENKLQLYVPRGFGHGFSVLSETAIFAYKCDNFYNKESEGSVIWNDKYLNIDWKLPEDVIQLSEKDSQLPTFAEGNF; this is encoded by the coding sequence ATGAAAATAAAAGAAACACCGCTTAAAGATTGCTATATCATCGAACCGACAATCTTTGAAGATGAAAGAGGTTATTTTTTTGAAAAATACAACGAAAAAAAATTCGAAGAATTGACTGGGATGAATGGTCATTTTGTACAAGATAACATTTCAAAGTCTTCTTATGGAGTTTTGCGTGGACTGCATTTGCAAAAAGGTGAACATGCTCAGGCAAAATTAGTATCTTGTTTAGAAGGTAAAGTGTTTGATGTCGCTGTAGATTTACGTAGAGATTCTCCAACTTTTGGACAATGGTTCGGGGTTGAATTAACTCCTGAAAACAAATTACAACTATATGTACCAAGAGGTTTCGGACATGGTTTTTCTGTTTTAAGTGAAACAGCAATTTTTGCTTATAAATGTGATAACTTTTATAATAAAGAATCTGAAGGAAGTGTAATCTGGAATGATAAATACTTAAATATCGATTGGAAACTTCCCGAAGATGTCATCCAATTGTCAGAAAAAGATAGCCAACTTCCCACTTTTGCAGAAGGTAACTTTTAA
- a CDS encoding septal ring lytic transglycosylase RlpA family protein: protein MMKRFILVIIMMISTLGIYSFKNDAEDAKKTSYASYYHDKFNGRKTASGEIFNNSKLTAAHRTLPFGTEIKVTNLNNGEEVIVTINDRGPFHSSRALDMSKAAFDEIGGIQKGIIPVEYEIVD from the coding sequence ATGATGAAAAGATTCATTCTCGTAATCATAATGATGATTTCAACACTAGGTATCTATTCTTTCAAGAATGATGCCGAAGATGCGAAGAAAACAAGTTATGCGTCGTACTACCACGACAAGTTTAATGGTAGAAAAACAGCTAGCGGAGAAATTTTTAATAATTCAAAACTAACCGCAGCACACAGAACGCTTCCTTTTGGAACCGAGATCAAGGTAACCAATCTTAACAATGGAGAAGAGGTAATTGTAACGATTAATGATAGAGGGCCTTTTCATTCATCAAGAGCATTAGATATGTCTAAAGCTGCGTTCGATGAAATTGGGGGAATACAAAAAGGTATCATCCCAGTAGAGTACGAAATTGTCGATTAA
- a CDS encoding glycosyltransferase, with translation MLLIDAIYIHEGGAKVLLDYLMAKLEQTNMKVFYLLDDRIMQKQEIKVKSTNDILFLQSSFMKRVRFYRKYSSRFDSIFCIANVPPPIPVNSYVATYFHQSLMLDSSALSDLKDKLIFSIKRNIVGFLTKNTTEWIVQTNTIKLQLSEKFSLTKCRIKVIPFYPPLLSSKSQSIEKESNRFLYVSNAYAHKNHKNLIEAFCRFYALRQKGKLVLTVSSKYKSIYHLIKMKQDLGFPIINLQFVDRSKLGEEYEKAEHVVFPSFTESFGLGLLEGIESGCKIIASDLPFVYAVCTPSLIFNPQDVKSIQQAFEDAVDKDVIESEIKIYDQINALISLFKTYC, from the coding sequence ATGCTTTTGATAGATGCCATATATATTCACGAAGGTGGTGCCAAAGTTTTATTGGATTATTTAATGGCAAAATTGGAACAAACCAATATGAAAGTTTTTTATTTATTGGATGACAGAATAATGCAAAAACAGGAAATCAAGGTGAAAAGTACCAATGATATTCTGTTTTTGCAGTCATCTTTTATGAAAAGAGTAAGATTTTATCGAAAGTACTCATCAAGATTTGATTCTATATTTTGTATTGCAAATGTTCCGCCACCGATTCCTGTAAACAGTTACGTAGCGACTTATTTTCATCAGTCTTTAATGTTAGATAGTAGTGCTTTGTCTGATTTGAAAGATAAATTAATTTTTAGCATCAAAAGAAATATTGTTGGTTTTTTAACAAAAAACACAACGGAATGGATTGTGCAGACAAACACAATAAAATTACAACTGAGCGAAAAATTTTCTCTTACAAAGTGTAGAATTAAAGTTATTCCTTTTTATCCTCCGCTTTTATCTTCCAAAAGCCAAAGCATAGAAAAAGAAAGCAACAGGTTTTTATATGTGTCAAATGCCTATGCTCACAAAAATCACAAGAATTTAATTGAAGCTTTTTGTAGGTTCTATGCATTGAGACAGAAAGGTAAACTTGTTCTCACAGTGTCTTCTAAATATAAAAGTATATACCATCTCATCAAAATGAAGCAGGATTTAGGATTCCCGATTATTAACTTACAATTTGTAGATAGATCAAAGCTTGGAGAAGAATATGAGAAAGCAGAACATGTAGTATTTCCTTCGTTTACTGAAAGTTTTGGACTAGGATTATTGGAGGGTATTGAATCTGGCTGTAAAATCATTGCATCAGACCTGCCTTTTGTATATGCAGTATGTACTCCCAGTCTTATTTTTAATCCGCAAGATGTAAAAAGCATCCAGCAGGCATTTGAAGACGCTGTTGATAAAGATGTAATAGAAAGTGAGATAAAGATATATGATCAAATAAATGCACTGATTTCATTATTTAAAACCTATTGTTGA
- a CDS encoding glycoside hydrolase family 55 protein: MNKFFAFLFLLFYSLFVAQVLTKKDKNTSEVINYNKVSIFEDGTPMTKAKADGIIYLEENGEFYKRAYTGSVSIKWFGAKGDGVTDDSNAIQKAVNTLNGFKFSSIFFDAGVYLISKPVIISGTVSMIGEGSKKQIKPGGKEVSTSTIIRWKGLANSRMFTVDNISGTNIQDICFDTYTTNQEEIQIKNVTGITYTTQSGTRYNEIRGCQFSLLSVGVHYYDEAKNKESDFNMDCNYIDKTEFKSCEIGIKVEQSNVYNLLISRCGFYGSYAYTKNHLLILKGHANISDSYLGVLKNEKSIGGKNGVAVEVNNGYSNLYNIYAETHNGPFFVWNSILNGTENCTSNLVSCNVVAHSKTMPYNYMIENKTSKTLNVSGGEYSYWFSQKKGSTGSIVISGTDNVNISPDSEPDRIFFYGNKYGNIPVAGSIANIGKDKNGKPVNGGKLYIVGETAELDLTQIKDNIFKKMMMKWVGNSLFLSVPGHYEGIEFNFEKKILKMPGWKIEQ; the protein is encoded by the coding sequence ATGAACAAATTTTTCGCTTTTCTTTTTCTTTTGTTTTATTCCCTTTTTGTAGCACAAGTGCTCACTAAGAAAGATAAAAATACAAGTGAAGTTATTAACTACAATAAAGTTAGCATCTTTGAAGATGGTACTCCGATGACAAAAGCAAAAGCAGATGGCATTATTTATTTAGAAGAAAACGGAGAGTTTTATAAAAGAGCTTACACCGGCTCGGTTTCGATCAAATGGTTTGGAGCAAAAGGAGATGGGGTAACCGATGATTCGAATGCTATTCAGAAAGCTGTAAATACACTTAATGGGTTCAAATTTTCAAGTATCTTTTTTGACGCAGGAGTTTATCTTATTTCTAAGCCGGTAATAATTTCAGGAACCGTTAGCATGATTGGAGAAGGATCCAAAAAACAGATAAAACCCGGAGGAAAAGAAGTTTCGACATCTACTATTATTAGGTGGAAAGGACTAGCTAATTCAAGAATGTTTACTGTAGATAATATAAGCGGAACCAATATTCAGGATATTTGTTTTGATACGTATACGACAAATCAGGAGGAGATTCAAATCAAAAATGTAACTGGAATTACTTATACAACACAATCTGGTACTCGATACAATGAAATTCGCGGATGCCAGTTTTCACTGCTTTCAGTAGGGGTGCATTATTACGATGAAGCAAAAAACAAGGAGTCAGATTTTAATATGGATTGTAATTATATAGATAAAACAGAATTCAAATCATGTGAAATAGGAATAAAAGTTGAGCAATCAAATGTGTATAATTTATTAATTTCTCGATGCGGTTTTTATGGTTCATATGCTTACACAAAAAACCATCTTCTTATTTTAAAGGGACATGCTAATATTTCTGATTCTTATCTTGGAGTCTTGAAAAATGAAAAAAGTATTGGTGGAAAAAATGGGGTGGCGGTTGAAGTAAATAATGGATATTCAAATTTGTATAACATCTACGCCGAAACTCATAATGGTCCCTTCTTTGTCTGGAATTCTATTTTGAATGGAACCGAAAATTGTACCTCAAACCTTGTTTCCTGTAATGTTGTAGCCCATTCCAAAACGATGCCATATAATTACATGATTGAAAATAAGACATCTAAAACTTTAAATGTTTCTGGGGGCGAATATTCATACTGGTTTTCACAAAAGAAAGGATCAACTGGTTCAATAGTTATCTCAGGCACTGACAACGTTAATATTTCTCCAGATTCAGAACCAGATCGCATATTCTTTTACGGTAATAAATATGGAAATATTCCTGTTGCCGGATCTATAGCTAACATAGGAAAAGATAAAAATGGGAAACCTGTGAATGGCGGAAAGCTTTATATTGTAGGTGAAACAGCAGAATTAGATCTAACACAAATTAAAGATAATATTTTTAAAAAAATGATGATGAAATGGGTTGGCAACTCACTATTTCTGTCCGTACCGGGTCATTATGAAGGTATTGAATTTAATTTCGAAAAGAAAATATTAAAAATGCCTGGCTGGAAAATAGAACAGTGA
- a CDS encoding bifunctional response regulator/alkaline phosphatase family protein, producing MSEKILWIDDEIDLLKPHIVFLEKKGYHVTPVNNVNEALELIDSEKFALTLIDENMPGISGLEAIPMIKEKDSSLKIVMVTKSEEEHIMEEAIGSQIADYILKPVNPNQILLSLKKNLQEDNLVEQKTIIQYQQEFRNLSMELSYLRTYQDWAEYYKKIVNWELKFDKVADNEFADLLQSQKEEANIQFAKFIENNYEDWLNGGDKPLMSHTLFRDKVKPEVEKDKVLLLMVDNLRYDQWKVIEPLFTKFYNKVSEDYYYSILPTATQYARNSFFAGMLPSEIEKRFPDKWFNDNEDGNKNEYERDFLEDQMKRIGLNSKSMKYLKVLNADFEKKIYEDFNQHKNNDLLVIVYNFIDILSHAKTDNHIVDQLIRDDKTFRSLTSNWFENSSLIKIIKLAAESGYKLVITTDHGTVYVKKPSRVVGDRETSTNIRYKTGKSLTYDEKDVWAVTNPEKIFLPKGNLSSKYIFAKNNTFLAYPKNYNHFVNYYKETYQHGGISLEECIIPISILEPK from the coding sequence ATGTCAGAAAAAATATTATGGATCGATGATGAAATAGATTTACTCAAACCTCATATCGTATTTTTAGAAAAGAAGGGTTACCACGTAACTCCAGTAAATAATGTGAACGAGGCTTTAGAATTGATAGATTCAGAAAAATTTGCATTGACGCTTATTGATGAAAACATGCCCGGAATTTCTGGTCTTGAAGCAATACCAATGATTAAAGAGAAAGACAGTTCTCTGAAAATTGTGATGGTTACGAAAAGTGAGGAAGAGCACATCATGGAAGAAGCAATCGGATCTCAAATTGCAGATTATATTTTGAAGCCGGTAAATCCTAATCAAATATTATTATCTCTAAAAAAGAATCTTCAGGAAGATAATCTTGTAGAGCAGAAAACTATTATTCAGTATCAGCAGGAATTCAGAAACCTTTCTATGGAACTTTCTTATTTGAGAACATATCAGGATTGGGCAGAATATTATAAAAAAATCGTCAACTGGGAATTGAAATTTGATAAAGTTGCCGATAACGAATTTGCAGATTTGCTGCAATCTCAAAAAGAAGAAGCTAATATCCAGTTCGCTAAATTTATTGAAAATAATTACGAAGATTGGTTGAATGGCGGTGATAAGCCATTGATGAGTCACACGTTGTTCAGAGATAAAGTAAAACCTGAAGTTGAGAAAGACAAAGTTCTTTTGCTGATGGTTGATAATTTAAGATACGATCAGTGGAAAGTCATTGAACCTTTATTTACTAAATTTTACAATAAAGTATCTGAAGATTATTATTACAGTATTCTTCCTACAGCAACTCAATATGCAAGAAATTCATTTTTCGCAGGAATGCTTCCTTCAGAAATTGAAAAACGTTTTCCGGATAAATGGTTTAATGACAATGAAGACGGAAACAAAAACGAATACGAGCGTGATTTTTTAGAAGATCAAATGAAGAGAATTGGTTTGAATTCTAAATCGATGAAATATCTAAAGGTTCTGAATGCCGATTTTGAGAAAAAGATTTACGAAGATTTTAATCAGCATAAGAATAATGACCTTTTGGTGATCGTTTATAACTTTATTGATATTTTATCTCATGCTAAAACCGACAATCATATTGTTGACCAATTGATCAGAGATGATAAAACTTTCCGTTCGTTGACTTCTAACTGGTTTGAGAATTCATCTTTAATCAAGATCATCAAATTGGCTGCAGAAAGTGGTTATAAATTAGTTATCACAACCGATCACGGAACTGTTTACGTTAAAAAACCAAGTCGTGTGGTTGGAGACAGAGAAACCTCAACCAACATTCGTTATAAAACAGGGAAAAGCTTGACGTATGACGAGAAAGATGTTTGGGCAGTGACCAATCCTGAAAAAATATTTTTACCTAAAGGAAATTTAAGTTCGAAATATATTTTCGCTAAGAACAACACATTTTTAGCGTATCCAAAAAATTACAATCATTTTGTAAATTATTATAAAGAAACCTATCAGCACGGAGGAATTTCTTTAGAAGAATGTATTATTCCAATCAGTATTTTGGAGCCAAAATAG
- the rimO gene encoding 30S ribosomal protein S12 methylthiotransferase RimO: MRTKSVGKKKINIVTLGCSKNVYDSEVLMSQLKANGKEVVHEDKGDIVVINTCGFIDNAKEESINTILEYVEAKNRGEVEKVFVTGCLSERYKPDLIKEIPDVDQYFGTRDLPILLKHLGADYKHELVGERLTTTPKHYAYLKISEGCDRPCSFCAIPLMRGGHVSTPIEKLVKESQKLAKVGVKELILIAQDLTYYGLDIYKKRALGELLKELVKVEGIEWIRLHYAFPSGFPEDVLDIIREEPKVCNYIDIPLQHINSDLLKSMKRGTTHEKTNALLDKFREKVPDMAIRTTLIVGYPGETEERFQELKEWVRTQKFDRLGCFTYSHEENTGAYVLEDDIPQQVKEARVEEIMELQSQISWEKNQTKIGEVYKCVFDRKEGNYFVGRTEYDSPDVDNTVLVPAENTYISIGDFANVKITSAEEFDLYGELV, from the coding sequence ATGCGTACAAAATCTGTAGGAAAGAAAAAAATAAATATTGTAACCCTTGGTTGTTCCAAGAACGTTTACGATTCGGAAGTTTTGATGAGCCAGCTTAAAGCTAATGGAAAAGAGGTGGTGCATGAAGATAAAGGCGATATTGTGGTAATCAATACCTGCGGATTTATTGATAACGCAAAAGAAGAATCTATCAACACCATTCTTGAGTATGTTGAGGCGAAAAATAGAGGTGAGGTTGAGAAAGTTTTTGTTACAGGTTGTCTTTCTGAGAGATACAAGCCAGATTTAATAAAAGAAATTCCTGATGTTGATCAGTATTTCGGAACAAGAGATTTGCCGATTTTATTGAAGCATTTAGGGGCAGATTACAAACATGAGTTGGTAGGAGAGCGATTGACGACCACACCAAAACACTACGCATACCTTAAAATTTCCGAAGGCTGCGACAGACCTTGTTCGTTCTGTGCAATTCCTTTGATGAGAGGCGGACACGTTTCTACACCAATCGAAAAATTGGTGAAAGAATCTCAGAAATTAGCTAAAGTTGGAGTGAAAGAATTGATCTTAATTGCTCAGGATTTGACCTATTACGGTTTAGATATATATAAGAAGAGAGCTTTGGGCGAACTTCTGAAAGAATTGGTAAAAGTAGAAGGAATCGAATGGATTCGTCTACATTATGCTTTCCCGAGCGGTTTCCCGGAGGATGTTTTAGATATTATAAGAGAAGAGCCAAAAGTTTGTAATTATATAGATATCCCGCTTCAGCACATCAATTCAGATTTATTGAAATCGATGAAACGTGGAACGACACACGAAAAAACAAACGCTTTATTAGATAAATTCAGAGAGAAAGTTCCGGATATGGCAATCAGAACGACTTTAATCGTAGGTTATCCGGGTGAAACTGAAGAAAGATTTCAGGAATTGAAGGAATGGGTGAGAACGCAGAAATTCGATCGATTGGGATGCTTTACTTATTCTCATGAAGAAAATACAGGAGCTTACGTTTTAGAAGACGATATTCCTCAGCAAGTGAAAGAAGCAAGAGTAGAAGAGATTATGGAATTGCAGTCACAGATTTCTTGGGAGAAAAATCAGACTAAGATTGGTGAAGTTTACAAATGCGTTTTCGACAGAAAAGAAGGAAATTACTTTGTGGGAAGAACGGAATACGATTCGCCAGACGTAGACAATACGGTTTTGGTTCCTGCAGAAAATACATATATCTCAATTGGTGATTTTGCCAATGTAAAGATTACTTCCGCAGAAGAATTTGATTTATATGGTGAACTTGTGTAA
- a CDS encoding glycosyltransferase family 4 protein yields MMVFIIITFLLFISILVYFKIADKYNIIDKPNHRSAHTQITLRGGGIIFPISFILFCLFNLNQTIDHYWPFGLGLLAICTVSFIDDIKPLSNRIRLSVHLISVILLLYFTGAFSVMPYWVWPILFVVIIGTLNAYNFMDGINGMSGIYTLITLSTLFYINEEVVTFTDNDFIIYPILASLVFLFFNFRKKAKCFAGDIGSMGMGFWVIGLITLLIMKTQDYKYILLLSIYGMEVVLTIIERLLLKENIFEAHRRHLYQLFANEKKVSHLIISLVYAAFQVLINIFLINSQLPIWALILVIFIPIGGIYLALKWSLKKQYNL; encoded by the coding sequence ATGATGGTGTTCATAATTATAACATTTTTGCTTTTTATATCCATATTAGTCTATTTCAAAATAGCCGACAAATATAATATTATAGACAAGCCCAACCACCGAAGTGCACACACACAAATCACTCTACGTGGTGGCGGAATTATTTTTCCCATCTCATTTATTCTTTTTTGTTTATTTAACTTAAATCAAACGATAGATCACTATTGGCCATTTGGTTTAGGGTTGTTGGCAATCTGTACAGTAAGTTTCATTGACGATATCAAACCCTTGTCAAACCGAATTAGGTTATCGGTTCACTTAATTTCTGTGATTTTACTCCTGTATTTTACCGGAGCTTTTAGCGTAATGCCATATTGGGTTTGGCCAATACTTTTCGTTGTTATCATCGGAACATTGAATGCCTATAATTTTATGGATGGTATTAATGGTATGAGCGGAATATACACTTTAATTACCTTGTCAACTTTATTTTATATTAATGAAGAAGTAGTAACTTTTACAGATAATGATTTTATTATTTATCCTATTTTAGCTTCTTTGGTTTTCTTGTTTTTTAATTTTAGGAAAAAGGCAAAATGTTTTGCAGGAGACATCGGAAGTATGGGAATGGGCTTTTGGGTAATTGGCCTTATCACTTTGCTGATTATGAAAACTCAGGATTATAAATATATTTTGTTGTTATCAATTTACGGAATGGAAGTGGTTCTTACCATCATTGAGAGACTACTATTGAAAGAAAATATTTTTGAGGCTCACAGAAGGCATCTTTATCAGCTTTTTGCCAACGAAAAAAAAGTGTCTCATTTGATTATTAGTTTGGTTTATGCCGCGTTTCAAGTGTTAATCAATATATTTTTAATAAATTCGCAACTTCCTATTTGGGCTCTTATTCTTGTCATTTTTATTCCGATTGGTGGAATCTATTTGGCTTTAAAATGGAGTTTAAAAAAACAATATAATCTGTAA
- a CDS encoding exodeoxyribonuclease III, with product MRLITYNVNGIRAAFTKDFLGWLKTADPDIICIQESKAGNDQIDIESLEKIGYHSYWHSAVRKGYSGVGIASKTKPHHVEYGCGIESYDNEGRIIRADFDGYSVISVYVPSASNIERLEFKMQFCHDFLEYIKNLKKDIPNLIISGDFNICHEAIDIHNPVGLKNTSGFLPMEREWMTNFINECELIDSFRFFNQEPDNYTWWSYRQNSRANNKGWRLDYNFASYSLKDKLSRAVILKEAVHSDHCPALIEVNV from the coding sequence ATGAGATTAATCACCTACAACGTCAACGGAATCAGAGCCGCTTTTACAAAAGATTTTCTGGGCTGGCTGAAAACTGCGGATCCGGACATTATCTGCATTCAGGAGAGCAAAGCCGGCAATGATCAAATAGACATCGAAAGTCTTGAGAAAATCGGCTATCATAGTTATTGGCATTCAGCAGTGCGAAAAGGCTACAGCGGAGTCGGAATTGCTTCTAAAACAAAACCTCATCACGTAGAATACGGTTGCGGAATTGAAAGCTATGATAATGAAGGAAGAATCATCCGTGCAGATTTTGACGGCTATTCTGTGATTTCAGTTTATGTTCCGTCAGCTTCTAATATTGAAAGGCTGGAATTTAAAATGCAGTTCTGCCATGATTTTTTAGAATACATTAAAAACTTAAAGAAAGACATTCCAAATCTGATTATTTCCGGAGATTTTAATATCTGCCATGAAGCGATTGACATTCATAATCCGGTAGGCTTGAAAAACACTTCAGGTTTTTTACCTATGGAAAGAGAATGGATGACGAATTTCATTAACGAATGCGAATTGATAGACAGTTTCAGGTTTTTTAATCAGGAACCTGATAATTACACTTGGTGGAGCTACAGACAAAATTCAAGAGCCAATAATAAGGGATGGAGACTAGATTATAACTTTGCGTCGTATTCTCTGAAAGATAAGCTTTCACGAGCCGTTATTTTAAAGGAAGCCGTGCATTCTGATCATTGCCCAGCATTAATTGAAGTAAACGTCTAA